Proteins co-encoded in one Gracilimonas sp. genomic window:
- a CDS encoding DUF5723 family protein: protein MKKSLFLALIIGVASTSLFAQSRHYNSQSLAMGSGGTAYVDGFHANFINPANLMLDIHRPKTQIGLMNFGVKAGGSLANLAVYNKYLTTGRLIAGETRTNMLNEWFGSSSSNERELSATFSMAPLGVSYRGANQAFSVASRVRITEDFAINKGMAELMTYGLDSDKFSSPTPVNFSSNTVAFAEISVGYARELNFINIPDLFFAKDIKLYVGAAPKYLYGVYTADLDFNSSLQIDDGSNGSNFTINHEFNYSLQTIGELSRQLQAYETAYNQDNNAKFDDYVEFGDVADDLSSPQATGFGLDLGATVEMDISSVPIPLFVRKKKTLRVSMSITDMGKLTYDQDPSSVYADGNFSYQGAGDDDEFSNFFDNLSDSLQNDVYGQFNSEQTAGITYNLPSMYNFGASLEMGKLMLALDYGVGFNGNGLNSERSALSLGAQYRLLGFIPIRVGSRVGGYSSAAYSAGIGLDFNFLEFTVGVSNVANSENSGSSAGVAWSGLLLRF, encoded by the coding sequence ATGAAGAAAAGTTTATTCTTAGCACTAATTATCGGGGTAGCATCTACTTCGTTGTTTGCACAGTCAAGGCACTATAACTCTCAGTCACTTGCAATGGGAAGTGGAGGTACGGCCTATGTGGATGGCTTTCACGCCAACTTCATAAACCCGGCTAACCTTATGCTGGATATTCACCGCCCAAAAACTCAAATTGGGTTGATGAATTTCGGTGTAAAGGCAGGTGGAAGCCTTGCCAACCTGGCTGTTTATAACAAATACCTTACTACAGGACGGCTAATTGCCGGTGAAACCCGCACTAACATGCTCAATGAGTGGTTTGGTTCCAGTTCATCCAATGAGCGCGAGCTTTCTGCTACTTTCAGCATGGCTCCGTTGGGGGTTTCCTACCGCGGTGCCAATCAGGCATTCAGTGTGGCTTCTAGAGTGCGTATCACGGAAGATTTTGCCATCAACAAAGGGATGGCCGAGCTGATGACCTATGGATTGGATTCGGATAAATTTTCTAGTCCGACTCCGGTTAATTTTAGTTCAAATACGGTAGCCTTCGCTGAGATTTCAGTAGGCTATGCCCGGGAGCTGAACTTCATTAATATCCCGGATCTGTTTTTTGCCAAAGATATAAAATTATATGTTGGAGCGGCTCCCAAATACCTGTATGGTGTTTACACAGCCGATCTTGATTTCAATTCAAGTCTTCAGATTGATGACGGTTCCAATGGTTCAAACTTCACCATTAACCACGAATTCAATTACAGCTTGCAAACTATTGGAGAGCTTTCCCGACAGCTTCAGGCTTATGAAACAGCTTACAACCAGGATAACAACGCCAAGTTTGATGACTATGTAGAATTTGGAGATGTTGCCGATGACCTGAGCTCACCCCAGGCAACCGGCTTTGGTCTTGACCTTGGGGCTACGGTGGAAATGGATATTTCATCTGTTCCGATTCCTCTTTTCGTCCGTAAGAAGAAAACTCTTCGTGTATCTATGTCCATCACGGATATGGGAAAACTAACGTACGATCAGGACCCTTCCAGCGTATATGCAGACGGTAACTTCAGTTACCAGGGAGCCGGTGATGACGATGAGTTTTCCAACTTCTTTGATAACCTGTCTGATAGTCTGCAAAATGATGTTTACGGGCAGTTTAATTCAGAACAAACGGCCGGTATTACTTATAACCTGCCTTCGATGTATAACTTCGGAGCTTCGCTTGAGATGGGTAAGCTGATGCTTGCTCTCGATTATGGCGTTGGGTTTAACGGTAATGGACTTAACTCTGAACGAAGCGCACTGAGTCTGGGTGCTCAATACCGATTATTAGGTTTTATTCCGATTCGGGTTGGCTCTCGTGTAGGTGGATATTCATCAGCAGCGTATTCAGCCGGAATTGGACTTGATTTCAACTTCCTTGAATTTACTGTAGGAGTATCAAATGTGGCAAACTCTGAGAACTCAGGTTCATCTGCCGGTGTAGCTTGGAGTGGACTCCTGCTCCGATTCTAA